A DNA window from bacterium contains the following coding sequences:
- a CDS encoding sigma-54 dependent transcriptional regulator yields the protein MKGTILLAEDDRNLRRVLQATLTRERYEVAAMPDGAAAAEWLDTQRADALITDIRMPKMDGLTLFRRCRERHPELPVILITAFGKIEDAVEAMRAGAFDYISKPFDEAELLRVVGNAVATSEVVDREGASAPAEEWFGMVGVSPAWLDVRKVIEKAAASPFPVLIMGETGTGKELVARAIHRISGRRDGPFLKINGAAIPPTLWEAEMFGYEKGAFTGAVQSKPGRFELADGGTFFLDEVGEVPLAVQSKLLRVLEDGEFERVGGVKTLTADVRLICASNRDLKRETERGRFREDLYYRVTGIPILLPPLRDRREDLVPLAEFFLARTCRDLGVGRKTLSQGTAEALDRYPWPGNIRELENAVGRAVALSEDDSLTPADLCLGLAEPEAAISDSDIEGERFHESVREHKRAVIRRAISKAGGSKSRAAEILGLSPTYLSRLLRVLGVEGKGNGA from the coding sequence ATGAAAGGAACGATTCTCCTGGCGGAAGACGACCGGAACCTGCGACGCGTCCTGCAGGCGACGCTGACGCGGGAGAGGTACGAGGTGGCCGCTATGCCCGACGGCGCGGCGGCGGCGGAGTGGCTCGACACGCAGCGGGCCGACGCCCTGATCACCGATATCCGGATGCCGAAGATGGACGGGCTCACCCTTTTCCGCCGTTGCCGCGAGCGGCACCCGGAGCTGCCGGTGATCCTCATCACCGCGTTCGGGAAGATCGAGGACGCGGTCGAGGCGATGCGGGCCGGCGCCTTCGACTACATCTCCAAGCCGTTCGACGAGGCGGAGCTGCTCCGCGTGGTCGGCAACGCGGTGGCCACGTCCGAGGTCGTCGACCGGGAAGGGGCGAGCGCCCCCGCGGAGGAGTGGTTCGGGATGGTCGGCGTCTCCCCCGCCTGGCTCGACGTGCGCAAGGTGATCGAAAAGGCGGCGGCGTCGCCCTTCCCCGTCCTGATCATGGGAGAGACGGGCACGGGGAAGGAACTCGTGGCGCGGGCGATCCACCGGATCAGCGGCCGGCGCGACGGGCCGTTCCTGAAGATCAACGGGGCCGCGATTCCCCCAACGCTGTGGGAGGCCGAGATGTTCGGCTACGAGAAGGGGGCGTTCACCGGGGCGGTCCAATCGAAACCCGGCCGGTTCGAGCTCGCCGACGGAGGGACCTTCTTCCTGGACGAGGTGGGCGAGGTGCCGCTCGCCGTCCAGTCGAAGCTGCTCCGGGTCCTCGAGGATGGGGAGTTCGAGCGGGTGGGGGGAGTGAAGACCCTGACCGCCGACGTTCGCCTGATCTGCGCGTCGAACCGCGACCTGAAGCGGGAGACCGAGCGGGGGCGGTTCCGCGAGGACCTCTACTACCGCGTGACCGGCATCCCGATCCTCCTTCCCCCCTTGCGGGATCGGCGCGAGGATCTCGTGCCGCTCGCGGAATTCTTCCTTGCGCGGACTTGCCGGGACCTGGGCGTCGGCAGGAAGACGCTTTCCCAGGGAACGGCGGAAGCGTTGGACCGATACCCATGGCCCGGCAACATCCGTGAGCTGGAGAACGCGGTCGGGCGCGCCGTGGCGCTCTCGGAGGACGACTCGCTCACTCCCGCCGACCTGTGTCTCGGCCTGGCGGAGCCGGAAGCGGCGATCTCCGACTCGGACATCGAGGGGGAGCGGTTCCACGAATCCGTGCGGGAGCACAAGCGGGCGGTGATCCGGCGGGCGATTTCCAAGGCGGGAGGGAGCAAGTCGCGGGCGGCGGAGATCCTCGGGTTGTCGCCTACCTACCTGTCCCGCCTCCTCCGCGTCCTCGGCGTGGAGGGGAAGGGGAACGGCGCGTGA
- a CDS encoding FAD-binding oxidoreductase: MTTVNMRRLDGSSVTLEGPAIESLKAGLRGPLLLPGEDGYEKARTVWNAMIDRRPALAVHCAGVNDVKQAVDFARTHGLLTSVKGGGHNIAGSAVCDGGLLIDLSGMRSVRVDPEARVAHVEPGATLGDFDAEAQAFGLATPLGINSTTGVAGLALGGGFGWFSRKHGMTIDNLLAVDVITAAGLFVRANERENADLFWALRGGGGNFGIVTRFEFRLHPLGPGVLSGLVAYPLEEAASALKQYRQFAKELSDETSVWAVLRKAPPLPFLPPEVHGTGIIAFALFHAGDPEAGRKAIEPVRHFGKALGEHIGVQPYRSWQQAFDPLLTPGARNYWKSHNFVDLGDEAIEVVVKYVRNLPSPHCEIFFGQLGGATTRPAPGSAAYPHRNANFVCNVHGRWETPAEDRKGMEWARGFFRDSAPYATGGVYVNFLADDESDRVKAAYGPNYQRLEEIKKIYDPQNLFRINQNIRPAA; this comes from the coding sequence ATGACGACCGTGAACATGCGACGCCTCGATGGGAGCTCCGTAACGCTGGAGGGACCGGCAATCGAGAGCCTGAAAGCCGGTCTGCGCGGGCCGTTGCTTCTCCCGGGAGAGGACGGCTACGAAAAGGCACGCACCGTATGGAACGCCATGATCGACCGAAGACCGGCCTTGGCCGTCCACTGTGCGGGAGTGAATGACGTCAAGCAGGCGGTCGACTTCGCCCGCACCCATGGCCTGCTGACCTCCGTGAAAGGAGGAGGGCATAATATCGCCGGCAGCGCCGTATGCGACGGGGGACTGCTGATCGATCTTTCCGGCATGCGCTCGGTACGCGTCGATCCTGAGGCGCGTGTTGCACATGTCGAGCCCGGAGCGACCCTGGGGGACTTCGATGCCGAGGCGCAGGCCTTTGGACTTGCCACCCCGCTTGGCATCAACTCCACGACCGGCGTCGCCGGCCTTGCCCTCGGCGGGGGTTTCGGATGGTTCTCGCGCAAACACGGCATGACGATCGATAATCTTCTGGCGGTGGATGTAATCACCGCCGCCGGCCTTTTCGTGAGGGCAAACGAGCGGGAGAACGCGGATTTGTTCTGGGCCTTGCGGGGGGGCGGCGGGAATTTCGGCATCGTCACGCGATTCGAATTCCGGCTTCACCCGCTTGGCCCCGGGGTGCTGAGCGGCCTGGTCGCGTATCCCCTGGAAGAGGCAGCGTCGGCGCTCAAGCAATACCGCCAGTTCGCCAAGGAGCTAAGCGACGAGACCTCGGTCTGGGCGGTGCTGCGCAAGGCCCCGCCGCTTCCGTTTCTTCCGCCGGAGGTGCACGGCACCGGGATCATCGCGTTCGCGCTCTTCCATGCCGGCGACCCGGAAGCCGGGCGAAAGGCGATCGAACCGGTGCGGCATTTCGGAAAGGCGCTCGGGGAACACATCGGCGTGCAGCCGTACCGGTCATGGCAACAGGCGTTCGATCCGTTGCTGACGCCGGGCGCGCGCAACTACTGGAAGTCGCACAATTTCGTCGATCTGGGCGACGAAGCCATCGAGGTGGTCGTCAAGTACGTCCGCAACCTCCCGTCGCCGCATTGCGAAATCTTTTTCGGTCAACTCGGCGGGGCCACCACGCGGCCCGCTCCCGGCTCCGCGGCATACCCCCATCGCAATGCCAACTTCGTGTGCAACGTCCACGGCCGGTGGGAAACGCCGGCGGAAGACCGGAAAGGCATGGAGTGGGCGCGGGGTTTCTTCCGCGACTCGGCGCCGTACGCCACGGGCGGGGTGTACGTCAATTTCCTTGCCGATGACGAGTCGGACCGGGTCAAGGCGGCCTATGGTCCGAACTACCAAAGGCTGGAGGAGATCAAGAAAATATATGATCCGCAGAACCTGTTCCGGATCAACCAGAATATCCGCCCTGCCGCATGA
- a CDS encoding PAS domain S-box protein codes for MKKQELGDRLLSLINNVNGMVYRGHRDWSLSVIGAEVEPVTGYTAEEFMSGAVNWKSIIHPDDQGWLKESFRNAVKNQLKSLRVEYRIKHKNGGIRWIADRRQMVYDEIGSFAYVDGLLLDVTERKETDRKLAESEYRFRTIADTAVNGMVTVDSKGNIDFFNRAAERLFGYSSGEVVGRNVTMLLPERLRGAHQAGLKQYRETGDPRIIGKTVELEALRKDGTEFPIELSLGTWGPREEPFFSAIIRDITDRRHWEEALKESEERFRAIFEGSKDGILLADVESKRFITANQSLCNMLGYSLDEIRRLGVADIHPVEDLPRVLHAFERQARQELEVAKDLPVKRKDGSAFYADIKSSPVMISGKQYLIGNFRDATDRRKAEEALIRLGMAVDQAAEAIVVTDTQGKIEYVNPAFERITGHTREEAVGSNMRILKSGKHDEKFYKEMWATLSRGEVWQGRFINRKKDGTLYDEEETISPVRDASGKIVNFVAGKRDITKEVVLRNQVQTAQRMESVGTLAGGIAHDFNNALTGVLGFAELLKKRLAGDPIATADIDQILRSAARASTLTRQLLTFARRQVIEPVNLSMSKVVLDLSKLLRKVIGEHIEVKASLYEDPPSVFADPGQMEQVLMNLCLNARDAMPSGGRLSIRTDVTIVDREYVKSHPYAKEGRYVLLAVSDNGIGMDAKTVERIFEPFFTTKGPEKGTGLGLAVVYGIVKQHNGFIHVSSDPGKGTTFEIRLPAVDAEPAPRAAAKEERARGGNETILLAEDDEPVRTLAERILKECGYRVLSARNGEEAIAVFRENAGGIRLAILDVMMPRKGGKEAFEVMRRTSPALKVIYTSGYTDDTVHDSFVLYTGVPFLQKPFGPGALARKVRDVLDSR; via the coding sequence GTGAAGAAGCAAGAGCTTGGCGACCGCCTGCTGTCCCTGATCAACAACGTCAACGGAATGGTCTACCGGGGACACCGGGACTGGTCGCTTTCCGTCATCGGCGCCGAAGTGGAGCCGGTTACCGGCTATACCGCCGAGGAGTTCATGAGCGGGGCCGTGAACTGGAAGTCGATCATCCATCCGGACGACCAGGGGTGGCTGAAGGAATCCTTCCGGAACGCCGTCAAGAACCAATTGAAGTCGCTCCGCGTGGAATACCGCATCAAGCACAAGAACGGCGGCATCCGCTGGATCGCCGACCGGCGGCAGATGGTATACGACGAAATCGGTTCCTTTGCGTATGTCGACGGGCTGCTGCTCGATGTCACGGAGCGCAAGGAAACCGATCGAAAACTTGCGGAAAGCGAGTACCGGTTCCGCACGATCGCGGATACGGCGGTCAACGGGATGGTCACCGTGGATTCGAAGGGGAACATCGACTTCTTCAACCGCGCCGCGGAACGCCTGTTCGGGTATTCTTCCGGCGAGGTCGTCGGAAGGAACGTGACGATGCTCCTCCCCGAACGGCTCCGTGGCGCGCACCAGGCGGGCCTGAAACAGTACCGGGAAACGGGGGATCCGCGGATCATCGGCAAGACGGTCGAACTGGAGGCGCTGAGGAAGGACGGGACCGAATTCCCGATCGAACTCTCCCTGGGCACGTGGGGGCCGCGGGAGGAGCCGTTTTTTTCCGCCATCATTCGGGACATCACCGACCGCAGGCATTGGGAAGAGGCTCTGAAGGAATCGGAAGAGAGGTTCCGTGCAATCTTCGAAGGATCGAAGGACGGGATCCTCCTGGCGGACGTCGAGAGCAAGCGGTTCATCACGGCGAACCAATCCCTCTGCAACATGCTCGGATACTCTCTCGACGAGATCCGGCGCCTTGGGGTAGCGGATATTCATCCCGTGGAGGACCTCCCCCGGGTTCTCCACGCGTTTGAAAGGCAGGCGCGGCAGGAACTCGAGGTGGCGAAGGACCTTCCCGTGAAAAGGAAGGACGGCTCGGCCTTTTACGCCGACATCAAGTCCAGCCCGGTGATGATATCCGGGAAGCAATACCTGATCGGGAACTTCCGGGACGCCACGGATCGCAGGAAGGCGGAGGAGGCGCTCATCCGCCTCGGCATGGCCGTCGACCAGGCCGCCGAGGCGATCGTCGTCACGGACACGCAGGGGAAGATCGAGTACGTCAACCCCGCGTTCGAACGGATCACGGGGCATACGCGGGAGGAAGCGGTCGGCAGCAACATGCGGATTCTCAAGAGCGGCAAGCACGACGAGAAGTTCTACAAGGAGATGTGGGCGACCCTGTCGAGGGGGGAGGTGTGGCAGGGCCGATTCATCAACCGGAAGAAGGACGGCACGCTGTACGACGAGGAGGAGACGATTTCGCCGGTCCGGGACGCCTCCGGGAAAATCGTCAACTTCGTCGCCGGGAAAAGGGACATCACGAAGGAAGTCGTGCTTCGGAACCAGGTGCAGACCGCACAGCGGATGGAATCGGTGGGCACGCTGGCCGGAGGCATCGCGCACGATTTCAACAACGCCCTGACCGGCGTGCTCGGCTTCGCGGAGCTGCTGAAGAAGCGGCTTGCCGGCGACCCGATAGCCACGGCCGACATCGACCAGATCCTGCGATCCGCGGCGCGGGCCTCGACGCTCACGAGACAACTGCTGACCTTCGCCCGCCGGCAGGTCATCGAACCGGTGAACCTGAGCATGAGCAAGGTCGTCCTGGACCTGTCGAAGCTCCTGAGGAAGGTGATCGGAGAGCATATCGAAGTCAAGGCCTCCCTGTACGAGGATCCGCCCTCCGTGTTCGCCGATCCGGGCCAGATGGAGCAGGTCCTCATGAACCTGTGCCTCAACGCCCGGGACGCCATGCCTTCGGGAGGGCGGCTCTCCATCCGGACCGATGTGACGATCGTCGACAGGGAGTACGTCAAGTCGCACCCGTACGCGAAAGAGGGGCGGTATGTCCTGCTCGCCGTTTCGGACAACGGCATCGGCATGGACGCGAAGACCGTCGAGCGGATCTTCGAGCCCTTCTTCACCACGAAGGGACCGGAGAAAGGGACCGGCCTGGGCCTCGCCGTCGTGTACGGAATCGTCAAGCAGCACAACGGATTCATCCACGTGTCCAGCGACCCGGGAAAAGGGACGACCTTCGAGATCCGGCTTCCCGCCGTGGATGCCGAACCGGCCCCGAGGGCGGCGGCGAAGGAGGAGCGGGCCCGTGGAGGAAACGAGACGATCCTGCTCGCGGAGGACGACGAACCGGTCCGGACGCTCGCGGAGCGGATCCTGAAGGAATGCGGCTACCGGGTGCTGTCCGCCCGGAACGGCGAGGAGGCGATCGCGGTCTTCCGGGAGAACGCCGGGGGAATACGACTGGCGATCCTCGACGTGATGATGCCGAGGAAGGGAGGCAAGGAGGCGTTCGAGGTGATGCGCAGGACCTCCCCCGCCCTCAAGGTGATCTACACGAGCGGCTATACCGACGATACGGTCCATGATTCCTTCGTCCTGTACACCGGCGTGCCGTTCCTGCAGAAACCGTTCGGCCCCGGAGCCCTGGCGAGGAAGGTGAGGGACGTTCTGGATTCACGGTGA
- a CDS encoding ATP-binding protein, with protein MSINKAFPRYTAVLAGIIGLIFAVAPPAAYFALSWQSLRVSLEKEAEINAQKISLFVAANPLMWQFDEIRLKNILEGDNVRAIPEVRIVHDLRGIVATSDDGEPPWPVASRSYPVWDAGTPVGRMEIRISLRPLLRTTAALGGATTLVSAFALTMFFLYPFSALRKALGDVWEMKERAQVTLHSITDGVIATDKGGRILLMNDVAETLTGWTSMAALGKPLGEVFRPDRLEEDRLIETTNAPILDRAGIPAGSVLVLRDVTEKARMQDELMRSDKLESLGILAGGIAHDFNNLLTGVLGNISLAMEMVDSHKRAHSRLEEAVKAALRAKDLAARMLAFSKGGKPICEKISLQEALRDSIGFALRGTGVRCEFRVPEEVWAVYADPGQIGQVFHNLAINAVQAMPGGGHLRVSMENARVRDGEIPHVVAGNYVRIDVADDGIGIPADVLPKIFDPYFTTKEKGSGLGLTTCYTIVKNHKGNIFARSAVGGGTTFRIHLPATGEILPKAAPPREAVALPGSAAVLLMDDEEMVLDVVGEMLAHLGYKPDFARHGEEAIAMYEEAARGAGKFDIVILDLTIPGGMGGKEAASRILGRHPEARIIVSSGYSSDPIMSRFKEHGFAGVIAKPYKLGELSHVLRQVLGKEEEAVPPPADSPRDQILSPTP; from the coding sequence GTGAGCATCAACAAGGCCTTCCCCCGATATACCGCCGTGCTGGCGGGAATCATCGGCCTGATCTTCGCCGTCGCGCCTCCCGCAGCCTACTTCGCCCTGTCCTGGCAATCCCTCCGCGTCTCCCTGGAAAAGGAGGCGGAGATCAACGCGCAGAAGATATCCCTGTTCGTTGCGGCGAACCCCCTCATGTGGCAGTTCGACGAGATCCGCCTCAAGAACATCCTGGAGGGAGACAACGTACGGGCGATCCCCGAGGTCCGGATCGTCCACGACCTCCGCGGTATCGTCGCGACGAGCGATGACGGGGAACCGCCATGGCCGGTCGCCTCGCGGTCCTACCCCGTGTGGGATGCGGGAACCCCGGTGGGACGGATGGAGATCCGCATCTCCCTCCGCCCGCTATTGCGGACGACGGCGGCTCTTGGGGGGGCGACGACGCTGGTCAGCGCCTTCGCCTTGACGATGTTCTTCCTGTACCCGTTTTCCGCCCTCCGCAAGGCGCTTGGCGACGTCTGGGAGATGAAGGAGAGGGCCCAGGTGACGCTCCATTCGATCACGGACGGCGTCATCGCCACGGACAAGGGGGGCAGGATCCTTCTCATGAACGACGTCGCCGAAACCTTGACGGGGTGGACGTCGATGGCCGCCTTGGGAAAACCGCTCGGCGAGGTGTTCCGCCCCGACCGCCTGGAGGAGGATCGGCTGATCGAGACCACGAATGCGCCGATCCTCGACCGGGCCGGGATCCCGGCGGGATCGGTCCTCGTCCTCCGGGACGTGACGGAAAAAGCCCGGATGCAGGACGAGTTGATGCGGAGCGACAAACTGGAATCCCTCGGGATTCTCGCCGGGGGCATCGCGCACGACTTCAACAACCTCCTCACCGGGGTACTCGGGAACATCTCCCTGGCGATGGAAATGGTGGACTCCCATAAACGGGCGCACAGTCGGCTGGAGGAGGCGGTGAAGGCCGCCCTCAGGGCGAAGGATCTCGCCGCCCGGATGCTCGCTTTCTCCAAGGGAGGAAAACCGATCTGCGAGAAGATCTCCTTGCAGGAGGCGCTGAGGGATTCGATCGGGTTCGCCCTTCGCGGGACCGGCGTGCGGTGCGAGTTCCGGGTACCGGAGGAGGTCTGGGCCGTGTACGCCGACCCGGGGCAGATCGGGCAGGTCTTCCACAACCTGGCGATCAATGCCGTCCAGGCGATGCCGGGCGGCGGCCACCTCCGCGTGTCGATGGAGAACGCCAGGGTCCGGGACGGGGAGATCCCGCACGTCGTCGCCGGAAACTATGTGAGGATCGACGTGGCGGACGACGGGATCGGCATCCCGGCCGACGTCCTGCCGAAGATCTTCGATCCCTATTTCACCACGAAAGAGAAGGGAAGCGGGCTGGGACTCACGACCTGCTACACCATCGTGAAGAACCACAAGGGAAACATCTTCGCGAGATCCGCGGTCGGCGGCGGAACGACCTTCCGGATTCACCTGCCGGCGACCGGGGAGATCTTGCCGAAGGCCGCCCCGCCCCGGGAAGCCGTCGCCTTGCCGGGGAGCGCCGCGGTCCTCCTGATGGACGACGAGGAGATGGTCCTGGACGTGGTCGGGGAGATGCTGGCGCACCTGGGGTACAAACCGGATTTCGCGCGTCACGGCGAGGAAGCGATCGCGATGTACGAAGAAGCGGCGAGGGGCGCGGGAAAGTTCGACATAGTGATCCTGGACCTCACCATACCCGGAGGCATGGGCGGAAAGGAGGCCGCTTCACGGATCCTCGGGAGGCACCCGGAGGCCCGCATCATCGTGTCGAGCGGCTACTCCAGCGATCCGATCATGTCCCGCTTCAAGGAGCACGGCTTCGCGGGGGTGATCGCGAAACCGTACAAGCTCGGGGAACTGAGCCATGTGCTTCGGCAGGTCCTGGGGAAAGAGGAGGAAGCCGTGCCCCCGCCTGCCGATTCTCCGCGGGACCAGATCCTCTCTCCGACGCCCTGA
- a CDS encoding substrate-binding domain-containing protein yields MKRPLVRTWFPIALLLSIFSVSASAATRIVTISGTGASLSSIRVLSDAFMKRNPGVRIEMLPLLGTGGSAKAVLAGKLDIGVGGRPLYEKERSAGLVSTPYARVPFVFGVHRSVKATGITLREVADIYSGRKTTWDDGSPIRLILRPEGESDVDVLRGISREMAVAVNIALRRQGMIVAMNDYECADNIERTPSAFGALTLTMATLEKRSIRVLSLDGVTPNRKALIDGIYPYHKDFYFITGKATPDAARRFIEFSRSREGAAILSRAGLIPVR; encoded by the coding sequence CCCGGATCGTCACCATCAGCGGAACGGGCGCCTCCCTGAGCAGCATCCGGGTACTCTCGGACGCCTTCATGAAGCGCAATCCCGGTGTGCGTATCGAAATGCTGCCGCTCCTCGGCACGGGGGGAAGCGCCAAGGCGGTCCTTGCGGGGAAGCTGGACATCGGTGTAGGCGGCCGCCCTCTGTATGAAAAGGAACGGAGCGCAGGCTTGGTGAGCACGCCGTACGCCCGCGTTCCGTTCGTCTTCGGAGTCCATCGTTCCGTCAAGGCAACCGGAATTACCCTCCGGGAGGTGGCCGACATCTACTCCGGGAGGAAAACGACCTGGGACGACGGGTCGCCGATCCGCCTGATCCTGCGGCCGGAGGGCGAATCCGACGTGGATGTCCTGCGGGGGATCTCGAGGGAGATGGCGGTCGCCGTAAACATCGCGTTGCGACGGCAGGGGATGATCGTCGCGATGAACGATTATGAATGCGCCGACAACATCGAGCGTACCCCCAGCGCGTTCGGGGCATTGACCCTGACGATGGCAACATTGGAGAAACGCTCCATACGGGTGCTCTCCCTCGACGGGGTAACCCCGAACCGAAAGGCGCTAATCGACGGCATCTACCCGTACCACAAGGATTTTTACTTCATCACGGGAAAGGCGACCCCGGATGCGGCCCGGCGCTTCATCGAGTTCTCGCGGTCCCGCGAAGGGGCGGCCATCCTGTCCCGGGCGGGGCTCATCCCCGTGCGGTAG